A section of the Brachyhypopomus gauderio isolate BG-103 chromosome 13, BGAUD_0.2, whole genome shotgun sequence genome encodes:
- the LOC143473964 gene encoding alpha-amylase-like isoform X1, whose protein sequence is MKVRAKWCWMALGFGLGLSQFRSQQGGSIVHLFEWRWSDIADECEQYLAPNGFTGVQISPPSEHVVVSKPHRPWWERYQPISYKLCSRSGTEQELRDMITRCNDVGVRIYADVVINHMCMSDAGEGEHSTCGSYFNARREEFPSVPYSAADFNDDKCTSSSGNIENYLDIYQVRNCRLLGLLDLALEKEHVRARVVRYMNSLVDMGVAGFRVDACKHMWPNDLKVIYGRLHDLNSKWFPEGSKPFIYQEVIDLGDEPIKASEYHTLGHVTEFKYGTLLGSVFRKWNEYKLSDLRTWGERWGMMPSDKALVFVDNHDNQRGHGAGGASILTFWEPRLYKMAVAFMLAHPYGVTRVMSSFHWDRHIVDGKDENDWVGPPSYPDGSTKPVPISPEGSCLDGWVCEHRWPQIRNMVAFRRIVNGQPLCNWWDNGADQIAFGRGDRGFIIINNDNCPLDATLNTGLASGTYCDIISGQKTEGHCTGKQVVVDTSGRAHFSISHTDQEPFIAIHTHSKL, encoded by the exons ATGAAG GTAAGAGCAAAGTGGTGTTGGATGGCCCTGGGTTTTGGGTTGGGCCTTTCCCAGTTCCGCTCCCAGCAAGGAGGGTCGATCGTTCATTTATTTGAGTGGCGCTGGTCAGACATCGCAGATGAATGTGAGCAATATTTGGCACCCAATGGCTTTACTGGAGTTCAG ATTTCCCCTCCTAGTGAGCATGTTGTGGTTTCTAAACCACACCGGCCATGGTGGGAGAGGTACCAGCCAATCAGCTACAAGCTGTGTTCCAGATCTGGGACAGAACAGGAGCTGAGGGACATGATTACCAGATGTAACGACGTTGGG GTGAGGATCTACGCCGACGTTGTCATCAATCACATGTGTATGTCGGACGCAGGGGAGGGCGAGCACTCGACCTGCGGCTCATACTTCAATGCCAGACGAGAGGAGTTCCCATCTGTGCCCTATTCCGCCGCCGACTTCAACGATGATAAATGCACCAGCAGCAGCGGCAATATTGAGAATTACCTAGACATTTATCAG GTGCGCAACTGCCGTCTGCTCGGCCTCTTGGACCTGGCGCTGGAGAAGGAGCACGTGCGAGCCAGGGTCGTCCGCTACATGAACTCCCTAGTGGACATGGGTGTGGCCGGCTTTCGGGTGGACGCCTGTAAGCACATGTGGCCGAATGACCTGAAGGTCATATACGGACGACTCCATGACCTCAACTCAAAGTGGTTTCCTGAAGGCTCCAAGCCTTTCATTTATCAAGAA GTCATTGATCTGGGGGATGAACCAATTAAAGCCAGTGAATATCACACACTTGGCCATGTTACCGAGTTCAAATATGGAACTCTGCTGGGTTCGGTCTTTCGCAAATGGAACGAGTACAAGCTCTCCGATCTCAG AACATGGGGTGAGCGCTGGGGAATGATGCCTTCTGATAAAGCTTTAGTTTTCGTGGATAACCATGACAACCAGAGAGGTCACGGTGCTGGGGGGGCATCCATTCTGACCTTCTGGGAGCCCAG ACTGTACAAAATGGCCGTGGCGTTCATGCTAGCCCATCCCTATGGAGTCACCAGAGTGATGTCAAGCTTCCATTGGGATCGCCACATCGTTGATGGAAAA GATGAGAACGATTGGGTCGGGCCTCCTAGTTACCCTGACGGCTCTACAAAGCCTGTTCCCATTAGTCCGGAGGGCAGCTGTTTAGATGGGTGGGTCTGTGAACACCGCTGGCCCCAGATCAG GAATATGGTCGCCTTCCGCAGGATCGTCAATGGACAGCCTTTATGCAACTGGTGGGACAATGGAGCCGACCAAATTGCATTTGGACGTGGTGATCGTGGTTTCATTATCATCAACAACGATAATTG TCCTTTAGATGCCACTCTGAACACTGGTCTTGCTTCCGGAACTTACTGTGATATCATCTCCGGCCAGAAGACAGAAGGACATTGCACTGGCAAGCAGGTTGTCGTGGATACCAGTGGGCGGGCCCACTTCAGTATCAGCCACACAGATCAGGAACCCTTCATTGCTATCCACACACATTCCAAACTGTGA
- the LOC143473964 gene encoding alpha-amylase-like isoform X3: MKVRAKWCWMALGFGLGLSQFRSQQGGSIVHLFEWRWSDIADECEQYLAPNGFTGVQVRIYADVVINHMCMSDAGEGEHSTCGSYFNARREEFPSVPYSAADFNDDKCTSSSGNIENYLDIYQVRNCRLLGLLDLALEKEHVRARVVRYMNSLVDMGVAGFRVDACKHMWPNDLKVIYGRLHDLNSKWFPEGSKPFIYQEVIDLGDEPIKASEYHTLGHVTEFKYGTLLGSVFRKWNEYKLSDLRTWGERWGMMPSDKALVFVDNHDNQRGHGAGGASILTFWEPRLYKMAVAFMLAHPYGVTRVMSSFHWDRHIVDGKDENDWVGPPSYPDGSTKPVPISPEGSCLDGWVCEHRWPQIRNMVAFRRIVNGQPLCNWWDNGADQIAFGRGDRGFIIINNDNCPLDATLNTGLASGTYCDIISGQKTEGHCTGKQVVVDTSGRAHFSISHTDQEPFIAIHTHSKL; this comes from the exons ATGAAG GTAAGAGCAAAGTGGTGTTGGATGGCCCTGGGTTTTGGGTTGGGCCTTTCCCAGTTCCGCTCCCAGCAAGGAGGGTCGATCGTTCATTTATTTGAGTGGCGCTGGTCAGACATCGCAGATGAATGTGAGCAATATTTGGCACCCAATGGCTTTACTGGAGTTCAG GTGAGGATCTACGCCGACGTTGTCATCAATCACATGTGTATGTCGGACGCAGGGGAGGGCGAGCACTCGACCTGCGGCTCATACTTCAATGCCAGACGAGAGGAGTTCCCATCTGTGCCCTATTCCGCCGCCGACTTCAACGATGATAAATGCACCAGCAGCAGCGGCAATATTGAGAATTACCTAGACATTTATCAG GTGCGCAACTGCCGTCTGCTCGGCCTCTTGGACCTGGCGCTGGAGAAGGAGCACGTGCGAGCCAGGGTCGTCCGCTACATGAACTCCCTAGTGGACATGGGTGTGGCCGGCTTTCGGGTGGACGCCTGTAAGCACATGTGGCCGAATGACCTGAAGGTCATATACGGACGACTCCATGACCTCAACTCAAAGTGGTTTCCTGAAGGCTCCAAGCCTTTCATTTATCAAGAA GTCATTGATCTGGGGGATGAACCAATTAAAGCCAGTGAATATCACACACTTGGCCATGTTACCGAGTTCAAATATGGAACTCTGCTGGGTTCGGTCTTTCGCAAATGGAACGAGTACAAGCTCTCCGATCTCAG AACATGGGGTGAGCGCTGGGGAATGATGCCTTCTGATAAAGCTTTAGTTTTCGTGGATAACCATGACAACCAGAGAGGTCACGGTGCTGGGGGGGCATCCATTCTGACCTTCTGGGAGCCCAG ACTGTACAAAATGGCCGTGGCGTTCATGCTAGCCCATCCCTATGGAGTCACCAGAGTGATGTCAAGCTTCCATTGGGATCGCCACATCGTTGATGGAAAA GATGAGAACGATTGGGTCGGGCCTCCTAGTTACCCTGACGGCTCTACAAAGCCTGTTCCCATTAGTCCGGAGGGCAGCTGTTTAGATGGGTGGGTCTGTGAACACCGCTGGCCCCAGATCAG GAATATGGTCGCCTTCCGCAGGATCGTCAATGGACAGCCTTTATGCAACTGGTGGGACAATGGAGCCGACCAAATTGCATTTGGACGTGGTGATCGTGGTTTCATTATCATCAACAACGATAATTG TCCTTTAGATGCCACTCTGAACACTGGTCTTGCTTCCGGAACTTACTGTGATATCATCTCCGGCCAGAAGACAGAAGGACATTGCACTGGCAAGCAGGTTGTCGTGGATACCAGTGGGCGGGCCCACTTCAGTATCAGCCACACAGATCAGGAACCCTTCATTGCTATCCACACACATTCCAAACTGTGA
- the LOC143473964 gene encoding alpha-amylase-like isoform X2 gives MALGFGLGLSQFRSQQGGSIVHLFEWRWSDIADECEQYLAPNGFTGVQISPPSEHVVVSKPHRPWWERYQPISYKLCSRSGTEQELRDMITRCNDVGVRIYADVVINHMCMSDAGEGEHSTCGSYFNARREEFPSVPYSAADFNDDKCTSSSGNIENYLDIYQVRNCRLLGLLDLALEKEHVRARVVRYMNSLVDMGVAGFRVDACKHMWPNDLKVIYGRLHDLNSKWFPEGSKPFIYQEVIDLGDEPIKASEYHTLGHVTEFKYGTLLGSVFRKWNEYKLSDLRTWGERWGMMPSDKALVFVDNHDNQRGHGAGGASILTFWEPRLYKMAVAFMLAHPYGVTRVMSSFHWDRHIVDGKDENDWVGPPSYPDGSTKPVPISPEGSCLDGWVCEHRWPQIRNMVAFRRIVNGQPLCNWWDNGADQIAFGRGDRGFIIINNDNCPLDATLNTGLASGTYCDIISGQKTEGHCTGKQVVVDTSGRAHFSISHTDQEPFIAIHTHSKL, from the exons ATGGCCCTGGGTTTTGGGTTGGGCCTTTCCCAGTTCCGCTCCCAGCAAGGAGGGTCGATCGTTCATTTATTTGAGTGGCGCTGGTCAGACATCGCAGATGAATGTGAGCAATATTTGGCACCCAATGGCTTTACTGGAGTTCAG ATTTCCCCTCCTAGTGAGCATGTTGTGGTTTCTAAACCACACCGGCCATGGTGGGAGAGGTACCAGCCAATCAGCTACAAGCTGTGTTCCAGATCTGGGACAGAACAGGAGCTGAGGGACATGATTACCAGATGTAACGACGTTGGG GTGAGGATCTACGCCGACGTTGTCATCAATCACATGTGTATGTCGGACGCAGGGGAGGGCGAGCACTCGACCTGCGGCTCATACTTCAATGCCAGACGAGAGGAGTTCCCATCTGTGCCCTATTCCGCCGCCGACTTCAACGATGATAAATGCACCAGCAGCAGCGGCAATATTGAGAATTACCTAGACATTTATCAG GTGCGCAACTGCCGTCTGCTCGGCCTCTTGGACCTGGCGCTGGAGAAGGAGCACGTGCGAGCCAGGGTCGTCCGCTACATGAACTCCCTAGTGGACATGGGTGTGGCCGGCTTTCGGGTGGACGCCTGTAAGCACATGTGGCCGAATGACCTGAAGGTCATATACGGACGACTCCATGACCTCAACTCAAAGTGGTTTCCTGAAGGCTCCAAGCCTTTCATTTATCAAGAA GTCATTGATCTGGGGGATGAACCAATTAAAGCCAGTGAATATCACACACTTGGCCATGTTACCGAGTTCAAATATGGAACTCTGCTGGGTTCGGTCTTTCGCAAATGGAACGAGTACAAGCTCTCCGATCTCAG AACATGGGGTGAGCGCTGGGGAATGATGCCTTCTGATAAAGCTTTAGTTTTCGTGGATAACCATGACAACCAGAGAGGTCACGGTGCTGGGGGGGCATCCATTCTGACCTTCTGGGAGCCCAG ACTGTACAAAATGGCCGTGGCGTTCATGCTAGCCCATCCCTATGGAGTCACCAGAGTGATGTCAAGCTTCCATTGGGATCGCCACATCGTTGATGGAAAA GATGAGAACGATTGGGTCGGGCCTCCTAGTTACCCTGACGGCTCTACAAAGCCTGTTCCCATTAGTCCGGAGGGCAGCTGTTTAGATGGGTGGGTCTGTGAACACCGCTGGCCCCAGATCAG GAATATGGTCGCCTTCCGCAGGATCGTCAATGGACAGCCTTTATGCAACTGGTGGGACAATGGAGCCGACCAAATTGCATTTGGACGTGGTGATCGTGGTTTCATTATCATCAACAACGATAATTG TCCTTTAGATGCCACTCTGAACACTGGTCTTGCTTCCGGAACTTACTGTGATATCATCTCCGGCCAGAAGACAGAAGGACATTGCACTGGCAAGCAGGTTGTCGTGGATACCAGTGGGCGGGCCCACTTCAGTATCAGCCACACAGATCAGGAACCCTTCATTGCTATCCACACACATTCCAAACTGTGA
- the rnpc3 gene encoding RNA-binding region-containing protein 3 isoform X2 → MADVAVHTRKSRTLLVRHLPSELSRSEKEDLLKYFNASSVRLLSDRGALKHTAFATFSSETAASKALRRLHQLRILGHTLVVEFAKDQDSVNESESPPQPDRCADNQDGKEKKEHPQPPVSLIDTSVAPTLGLKFQANPTLKYLYPPPSSAIVTNIAHALLSVPKFYVQVLHLMNKMNLPSPFGPITARPPVFELAHGLLPPLVPLPPPYPPENPPLPEGGDESGSEEESEYESGDDEDKERMTRLMGLVKQPFKRPLRTKTASKRKKPKLKDLLFAPKPDSLSAPGPSLQPSDVFEQPLSLGPKKIEFHISSEASTAVQEPCDHPQEPTSLDQEIDPAEQTPGEGAGFGKMYPSTQTCSQEESAEEPEVIPSEFISRRELEKGRLSRDEIKRMSVFKNYEPGEPTCRLYVKNIAKQVEEKDLKYIYGRYIDTSSEEERNMFDIVLMKEGRMKGQAFIGLPSQKSAEKALRDTNGFVLHDKALVVQFARSARPKQDAADSRPGAKRRETVPR, encoded by the exons ATGGCGGATGTTGCGGTGCACACCAGGAAGAGCAGAACCCTCCTGGTGAGGCACCTGCCCTCCGAGCTGAGCCGCAGCGAGAAAGAAGACCTGCTCAAGTACTTCAACGCCTCCTCCGTGCGCCTGCTCTCTGACAGGGGCGCTTTA AAACACACTGCCTTTGCCACTTTTTCCAGTGAGACTGCGGCCTCGAAG GCCCTGAGGAGGCTGCATCAGCTGAGGATTCTGGGTCATACGTTAGTCGTTGAGTTTGCAAAAGATCAAGATAGTGTCAACGAGTCGGAGAGCCCACCCCAGCCTGACAG GTGTGCTGACAACCAGGATGGGAAGGAGAAAAAGGAGCATCCAcagcctcctgtctctctcattgATACAAGCGTCGCTCCGACTCTCGG GTTGAAATTTCAAGCCAACCCGACGCTGAAATATTTATACCCTCCACCTTCGAGTGCGATCGTGACCAACATTGCACATGCCCTTTTGAGCGTGCCCAAGTTCTACGTACAA GTTCTTCATTTGATGAATAAAATGAACCTGCCGTCTCCGTTCGGACCCATCACAGCCCGTCCTCCAGTG TTTGAACTGGCTCATGGCCTGCTGCCGCCGCTAGTGCCCCTGCCACCCCCCTATCCCCCAGAGAACCCGCCCCTTCCGGAGGGCGGCGACGAGTCCGGCAGTGAGGAGGAGTCGGAGTACGAGAGCGGAGACGATGAAGACAAGGAGAG GATGACTAGGCTGATGGGTCTCGTTAAGCAGCCGTTTAAACGGCCCCTGAGAACCAAGACTGCCTCCAAGAGGAAGAAGCCCAAGCTGAAAGATCTCCTCTTCGCTCCGAAACCAGACTCCCTCAG CGCTCCAGGCCCAAGCCTGCAGCCATCGGACGTGTTTGAGCAGCCGCTGTCGCTCGGACCCAAGAAGATAGAGTTTCACATTTCGTCAGAGGCGTCCACCGCTGTGCAGGAGCCATGCGACCATCCCCAGGAGCCGACCTCCCTGGACCAGGAAATAG ACCCAGCAGAGCAGACCCCGGGGGAAGGGGCAGGGTTCGGAAAGATGTACCCCAGCACGCAGACCTGCTCACAGGAGGAGAGTGCCGAGGAACCAGAGGTCATCCCCTCCGAGTTCATCTCCAGGAGGGAGCTAGAGAAAGGCAGGCTCTCCAGAGATG AGATAAAGAGAATGTCCGTTTTCAAGAATTATGAACCAGGAGAACCAACCTGCAGGCTTTATGTGAAGAACATCGCAAAACAAGTCGAAGAAAAA GACCTGAAGTATATCTACGGCAGGTACATTGACACGTcgtcagaggaagagagaaacat GTTTGATATAGTATTAATGAAGGAGGGCCGAATGAAAGGTCAGGCCTTCATCGGCCTCCCCAGCCAGAAAAGTGCAGAGAAGGCCTTGAGGGACACCAACGGATTCGTCCTCCACGACAAGGCCCTCGTGGTG CAATTTGCCCGCTCGGCCAGACCCAAACAGGACGCAGCGGACTCTCGTCCAGGAGCCAAAAGGCGGGAAACAG TCCCCAGGTAA
- the rnpc3 gene encoding RNA-binding region-containing protein 3 isoform X1 encodes MADVAVHTRKSRTLLVRHLPSELSRSEKEDLLKYFNASSVRLLSDRGALKHTAFATFSSETAASKALRRLHQLRILGHTLVVEFAKDQDSVNESESPPQPDRCADNQDGKEKKEHPQPPVSLIDTSVAPTLGLKFQANPTLKYLYPPPSSAIVTNIAHALLSVPKFYVQVLHLMNKMNLPSPFGPITARPPVFELAHGLLPPLVPLPPPYPPENPPLPEGGDESGSEEESEYESGDDEDKERMTRLMGLVKQPFKRPLRTKTASKRKKPKLKDLLFAPKPDSLSAPGPSLQPSDVFEQPLSLGPKKIEFHISSEASTAVQEPCDHPQEPTSLDQEIDPAEQTPGEGAGFGKMYPSTQTCSQEESAEEPEVIPSEFISRRELEKGRLSRDEIKRMSVFKNYEPGEPTCRLYVKNIAKQVEEKDLKYIYGRYIDTSSEEERNMFDIVLMKEGRMKGQAFIGLPSQKSAEKALRDTNGFVLHDKALVVQFARSARPKQDAADSRPGAKRRETDIDGTSHATVMILQDCLYPYASISFKKRDVILLSCLFIHSFVSPQEVC; translated from the exons ATGGCGGATGTTGCGGTGCACACCAGGAAGAGCAGAACCCTCCTGGTGAGGCACCTGCCCTCCGAGCTGAGCCGCAGCGAGAAAGAAGACCTGCTCAAGTACTTCAACGCCTCCTCCGTGCGCCTGCTCTCTGACAGGGGCGCTTTA AAACACACTGCCTTTGCCACTTTTTCCAGTGAGACTGCGGCCTCGAAG GCCCTGAGGAGGCTGCATCAGCTGAGGATTCTGGGTCATACGTTAGTCGTTGAGTTTGCAAAAGATCAAGATAGTGTCAACGAGTCGGAGAGCCCACCCCAGCCTGACAG GTGTGCTGACAACCAGGATGGGAAGGAGAAAAAGGAGCATCCAcagcctcctgtctctctcattgATACAAGCGTCGCTCCGACTCTCGG GTTGAAATTTCAAGCCAACCCGACGCTGAAATATTTATACCCTCCACCTTCGAGTGCGATCGTGACCAACATTGCACATGCCCTTTTGAGCGTGCCCAAGTTCTACGTACAA GTTCTTCATTTGATGAATAAAATGAACCTGCCGTCTCCGTTCGGACCCATCACAGCCCGTCCTCCAGTG TTTGAACTGGCTCATGGCCTGCTGCCGCCGCTAGTGCCCCTGCCACCCCCCTATCCCCCAGAGAACCCGCCCCTTCCGGAGGGCGGCGACGAGTCCGGCAGTGAGGAGGAGTCGGAGTACGAGAGCGGAGACGATGAAGACAAGGAGAG GATGACTAGGCTGATGGGTCTCGTTAAGCAGCCGTTTAAACGGCCCCTGAGAACCAAGACTGCCTCCAAGAGGAAGAAGCCCAAGCTGAAAGATCTCCTCTTCGCTCCGAAACCAGACTCCCTCAG CGCTCCAGGCCCAAGCCTGCAGCCATCGGACGTGTTTGAGCAGCCGCTGTCGCTCGGACCCAAGAAGATAGAGTTTCACATTTCGTCAGAGGCGTCCACCGCTGTGCAGGAGCCATGCGACCATCCCCAGGAGCCGACCTCCCTGGACCAGGAAATAG ACCCAGCAGAGCAGACCCCGGGGGAAGGGGCAGGGTTCGGAAAGATGTACCCCAGCACGCAGACCTGCTCACAGGAGGAGAGTGCCGAGGAACCAGAGGTCATCCCCTCCGAGTTCATCTCCAGGAGGGAGCTAGAGAAAGGCAGGCTCTCCAGAGATG AGATAAAGAGAATGTCCGTTTTCAAGAATTATGAACCAGGAGAACCAACCTGCAGGCTTTATGTGAAGAACATCGCAAAACAAGTCGAAGAAAAA GACCTGAAGTATATCTACGGCAGGTACATTGACACGTcgtcagaggaagagagaaacat GTTTGATATAGTATTAATGAAGGAGGGCCGAATGAAAGGTCAGGCCTTCATCGGCCTCCCCAGCCAGAAAAGTGCAGAGAAGGCCTTGAGGGACACCAACGGATTCGTCCTCCACGACAAGGCCCTCGTGGTG CAATTTGCCCGCTCGGCCAGACCCAAACAGGACGCAGCGGACTCTCGTCCAGGAGCCAAAAGGCGGGAAACAG ATATTGATGGCACATCACATGCCACAGTCATGATCCTGCAGGACTGTTTGTATCCTTATGCATCCATATCCTTTAAGAAAAGAGATGTAATACTTTTgagttgtttatttattcattcgtTTGTCAGTCCACAGGAAGTGTGTTAG